The sequence GATTCCGAGCAGATCCGCGATGTGCGCAAACTTGGCTATGCACAGACCTTCGGGCAAGTGGAAGAGAACATGCATGGCTTGGCTGTGCCCCTGAAGCTCGGCGCCGGCCAGCCTTTTGCATGTCTGAATGCGATTACCGTTCGCGAGCAGCATGCTGCGGATTCGGCCAAGACTCTGCAACGCATCGGGGCCGAACTTTCTCGGACTATCCGCACCTGATCCACTTTTCGGCATCAACCGATGAACGCCGCGACCACGCAAAGGCGATGGTTGACCTGTCGCTGACCATGGGCAAGGTCATCAAGATCGCCAACCCACTGGGAGTATTCGCTCGCGATACGGCCTCCAGCGTGCTGAACCTCTTCCCTTCGGTGAAGAGCTACTTCGCCGACATGCGCTTCAAGCCCATGCCCCGCTACGTCAAGGGCGTGCTCGCTGACCCGAGCACTAAGGCTTCAGGAACCGCCAACGGCAAACTGACAAACAAGCTGATCCCCTTCACCACAGCAAACACCAACATTTCTCCAGTGGGCGTACAGTTCATCCAACCCAAGGTACGCACCGATGAACTCGGAACAGTGCTGCTTGATGAGGCTGTCGGAAAATGGTGGACATTGCTGGTCTGTGGCAATGATCCCGTTGATGTCCTGCCTGCCGAAACCCTCGCCAAGCTCAAGGATCTGGGCGCACGCCTCGTGGCCGTCGTTCCAGAAACACAGTATGAGTGTGCCAAGCGGGATATGCACGAAGAAACATTGGTCCTTGCAGATACTGCCGGGCGCCTGAAGAAATGGTTCGACGACCGCCCGACACCGATGCTGTTGATCCGTCCGGATCGATTCGTTGCTGGCGCCTGCCTGAACCAAGATGGCCCTGAAACCATCGATGCGGTCTTAGCGGCAATGAACTTCCATAGCTCAGCGCGCTCCGAGCAAGATCCAGCACCTGCACTAGCCAACTAGCATCAAAAGCGCGGGGCTTCACTGATCTAATGATCAGTGAAGCCCCGCGCTTTTTGCCGCGATACGGTCTAGCGGCGGCGTACCTTGCGTACGATTAGCAACACCACGCTGGTAAGCATCGCAGCAGCAAGGCTGACCAGAAGGGGCGTCTGCCACGGCACTTCAAGAACGCTGCCGGTAAATTCGTTCCAGAATGAACCCAAGGATTTCCAACCCACTGCTTTGGATTCAATGACACGGGCTATGCTTTCTACAATTGCCGGCATCACCCATTGGGTGGCCAGAGCAAAGACCCACATCAGCAGATTCATGATTCTCAAGAACCCAACGAATCCCAGAATCAACCCGAGGATTAGCGGTCCGGAGTACCACAGGTACACGTAGAAGGACTGGGCCCCGGCAACAAGTGAAGCGACAATCTGCAGCCAATAGCTCACACCGACGGTGAGCGTTGCATAGAAAAGCACGGCGATCGGCAACCGTAATTTCACGCTTAGGAAGTACCAAGCAAGGCTAATGATCAGCAGGCCGGAAAATACCCACAGATGGTAGGTAGAGCCCGCGGAAATCACTCCGCTGAAGAGCTCCGGCTCAAGCGCATAGAGCCCTTGGAACCCCAGGCCCAAAAGACCTAAGACCATGCCCACGGAAGTCACAACCGTAAAACTGGTGCGGCCATATCCAAAGGTCCTGGCAAACCAGCTGCCCCAGAGCGTCACCACGGCGAAGACCACCAAGAGTCCTTGTGCATCGTCGCTGCTGTGAGGCAGGATCGATTTGTCCTCCTGGCCTATCCATAGCCACGGCAACACGACGATCGCATTGATCAGCAATCCAGCAACCACTTGCATCCACCAGTTTCGCCAGACGCGCCTCATTGAACCCACTTCCGCTTCTTTGTGTTCCTACCGGCTCATTGTTCCAGAGCCGTGGCGATAGAGCATGAAAGCATTGGGGCGTTTCCCCGGATTGGGATAGCGACGGCGAGAGCCACCGGGCCATGGGTGATTAAAAGCCAGATAGCTCGTGGCCATTCCAGAATTTGGAATGGGCACGAGCTATCTGGTCTAAATCCATGTCCTAGCCTTAGCGTGGGTGGCCAGCGCTCCTGGATGGCGTAAATGCAGATGGTCTACGTCAGCAGGCGGTCCTCGTTGATTCCGGCGGTAACCTTTTCAACTTCATCTGTTTACAGTGAACTACACATAGATCACACTGTGCAACAGGCATGCGATCGAGTAGTCAATATGATCAAGGAGCAAAGGAAACTCCCGTTATTATTCATCATTTTGCCATGAGGGCTGAATCACACCCTGCTCACCGGTGGCACAGAAAAGGCTGTTGACTTTGACGTAGCGTCAACCGATACCGTGTAAGTCATGAAGGATCCAACAGCCCGCCGATCGGAAGCCATCCACCCGATTGCGCACGTCTCGAAATCTGCTGGCATCAGCAGCCGTACATTGCGGCACTACGACCAAATCGGCTTGCTGGTTCCAGACCATGTGGCTGCCAACGGCTACCGCTATTACACCGATGGACAGCTGGTCAGGCTGCAGCGGATCCTTCTGCTCAAGCAACTTGGCCTCAAGCTGGAAACGATCGCCGAAATCCTAGATGAGGAACGCGATGAACTGGCGGCATTGGGTACCCATAAGGAGCAGCTGCACCAACAGCAAGCAGCCTTGGAACGACAGATCGCCGCTCTGGAACACAGTATTTCAGCACTTACTACAGGAGATCCCATGGAACCCGGCAAAAGCTTTGATGGATTCAACGAACAGTACAAGCAAGAAGTCACCGAACGTTGGGGTGGCGATGCCTATGAATCCTCGGCTAAGTGGTGGAACGCTAAAACAACGAACGAACGCACTTCCTTCATTGATGAAGTCAAAGAGCTGAATGCCGCATGGATCCAGGCTGGCGAACTGGATGTGGCTGCCGACAGCCAACACGCACAGGATCTTGCCGCTCGCCACGTGCAATGGCTGAACAGCGTACCCGGCACGCCAATGACCTCCGGGGACCAGCAACAGCACAAAACATTCATCTGCGGCCTTGCCGAGATGTATGTAGATGATGCGCGTTTTGCGAAGAACTACGGTGCTTATGCCACTTTGGTCCGCGACGCGTTGAAGATCTTTGCCGAACGAAATATCAACGTTGGGTAGAAGCCACCACTAGTGCACTTAGGCCTGGGATTCGTTAGCGATATCGCTGCGGGCCTGAGCGTAGCGTTCCTCAATGTAGTTCTCCAGCGCTACGCGTTCCACGCGCCACATGCCCCGTCCACCAATTTGAATGGCTGGCAGTTCACCGCTTTTCACCAGGGCGCGAACCTGAGGAAGCTTTACATTCAGTTCCTCTGCCACGTCTTCTAACCGCAAAAACCTCATATCAAAAGGTTACTGTGCTTAGCGCTCATTTGATCTCAGATCAGGTAATTTGTGGACAAAAGATGATGATCTGCCCATTGACTTCTCCGCCGCTCCTTGCAGCAGGCCGGCATGCAACATAATCAGCCAATCCGCGCAACACATTTGGGATTCACTGGTCATATTGACTAAAATCTAAGTTGGTACTTATGCACGCGCAATACAACCTGTCACAGGAGACCAGCACATGAATTCGGATACGTATCAGCTCGATGAAACCGACCGACGTATCCTATTGGCACTCGACGCGGATCCACGCGTCCCCATCATGATGCTGGCACAACAGTTGGGACTTGCCCGCGGAACAGTGCAGACCCGATTGGAGCGCTTGGCCCATTCAGGTGCCTTGCGCCCGAACACCGCTCGAATCCTTCCTGCAGCTATGGGCCGTGGCGTAAGCGCCTTCGTTAGCGCAGAACTGAATCAGGCCAATTTGAATGATGCCATCGCGGCACTGCGCCAGATCCCAGAAGTGCTGGAATGCGTTGCACCTGCAGGCGATACCGACCTCTTGATTCGGGTGGCCGCCACCGACCCAGATGACCTATACCGCGTAAGTGAAGAAATCCGTTTGTGCCCGGGTATTACCCGCACTTCCACCTCAATGATTCTGCGCGATGTCATCCCCTTCCGCACTACCGAGCTGCTCAAGAAGCTGAGCCGGGATTAATTCTTTTTCCCCGCTCAGGCCAATGCGTGAACGCCGTTGCCGTCACCTTAGAGGTGATCGGCAACGGCGTTTGGCATTATGGGCTGTTCCGGACTTCTTCAAGGACGACATTCGGCAGATATTTCCGTGAGCGGTACACCTGCATCATCGACAGCAGACAGAGCACCGCAAGTATCCCGATGAATATCGCGGGGTGGGCAATAGAGCGCCACAGGGCGAAGAAGGTCGGGAAGGTGAACCCGATGAAACAGCACATGTAGAATCTGCCGGTCAATTTTCCAACGTCGGCGCTGCCAGCAAGATCCAAGACCTGGCTGAGCCCTGCAACCAGCAAAATGCCATTGGCCGCGCCAGCAATGACGAAAGCAATGGTTCCCAAGAATTCCGAACCGCTCAGGGACACCACGATCATCAGCAAGAGCCCTGCGAGCGAGGTAGCTAGCCCTGCCATCAGCAATTGGATTTTACCCAAGTCGTTGAATCGCTTCACGAATGGCTGGATCAAGGTTCCCATGCCCATGGTTACCGCTACCGCCAAGGTGGTGTAGAACAGGCTGGATTCACCTGCTCCATTGCTCAGTGCCGGGACGATAGCGAAGCCAGTTGCAGCCATCCCAAATACCCATGGAGCTGCGGGCAAGACGATGCGGTAGAAGCGCTGAAGATTCTCCGGAGTAGTTGGTTCTGCTCGTGAATGATTCCCTGCTAGGTCAACAGAAGAGTCTTCTTTGGCAGTGAATAGCAGCAATAACCAGGCGAAAGCCGCTACGCCGTGAACCGAATATGCCAGTTCGGGACTCGCTGTTGCACCGACGATAGCTCCGGAGATTACCGGGCCAAGCGCGAACCCCAGCGACGTGCATAGCGCCGCACGAGTTGCTCCGGCAGGTCCTGGGCTGATCAGCTTCACCCAGCTGGTGATGGCAACCATGGCCAGGCCCATGCCAAAGCCGGTAAAGACGCGTCCGGCATACAACCCAGAGTCGTGCATCGATCCGAAGATCAGCCCGGCAGATCCGAGAATTGAGCACATCAGCGCCAGCAGGGAAAACGGCTTGCGCCCGAATTTGTCGGCTAGCGGGCCGCCGAAAGCCAACGCGGGAATCATCCCCAGCAGGTAGCTGGCCATGACGAGCATCGCTTCGAACTCGCTGAGCTCACGGAATTGCTGGTACCAGCTGATCAGCGAGACGTATTGGTTGGCACACCAACCGGTGAGTACAAGGCACGCACTAGGAAGCCACCATGGAGTTGTCTTGTTGGTGGTTGAGCGAAGGTTGATTTTTACCGCTCCAACTCGTGGAACAGTTCACGCACACGGTCAGCGATTTCATCACGGATCATGTTCATTCGTTCGGCGCCAGTGATGCCGTCTTCGCTTGGCTCGTAAGTCACCCAGCGTTCGGTTTTGATCGCCGAGTCGAATTGCGGGTTCGCATCCGATCCGAGGATCACTACCCGGTCGACCTGCCCGACAAGGCTGGGGTCGATGCCCTTAGGCGTTCCCTGGGACATGTCGGCACCAGCTTGTGAAAGCGATTCAACCGCTTCTTGGTTGATACCTGAACCTGGGTTGGTTCCAGCAGAATAGCTGGTCACTTTCCCTTCAGAAATGTAGTCCATCAATGCGGCCGCCATTTGCGATTTGCCGGCATTGCGAGAGCAGATGAAAAGTACCGAGTTAGCCATGAACCTATTGAACCATTCACCGAGCAAATAAGAGCCTTAAGGTTTCAAGGTTGCGAAGCAAGGCACCTGCCGCCCATGGCGTCAATCTCGTCCATAAGTGCTTTGAGCCACCGGCGACCAAGTCGCAGGTGGCTCAATGCGTTTTATCCCAGCGCTATTTCAGCACCTTGTACGTCTTGATGGTCTCTCCACGGAAGAACGCGGGCCGGCGTATCCGCATCCACAACATGATGGCCACGCCGATCAACAGCACGCCACCCCCGAGGATGAACACCATACCTACTCCCCCAATGTTCGAACCCGAGCCGTACTCCGGATCCATGGATTCAATCGCAGTAGCAAAGAACATCACCAGCAGCACGACGCCGCCCAACAGCGGAGCCAAGAACTTGCAGAAGAAGTTTCTGGCATTGGCGAACAGCTCCCCACGAAAGTACCAGACACAAGCCAAAGCGGTCAGTCCGTAGTAGAAGCAAATCATCAGGCCCAGCGCGGTGATGGTATCCCACAACGCATTCTCCGAAAGCAGCCGGGTAATCACATAGAATGCTGCCGCCGCGGCGGCTGCCGCAAAGGTCGCTACCGACGGGGACATGAAGCGAGCAGAAATCTTGGCGAAGCTCGATGGCAACGCCTTGTAGTAGCCCATGGCCAGCAAGGTACGCGCCGGAGAAACCATAGTGGACTGCAGGGAAGCCGCCGAGGAGGACAAGATCGCCAAGGACATCAGGATGGCCAACGGCCCCATGATCGGTCCGGAAAGCACCGCAAAAATGGATTCTTGGTTCTCCGGGTTGCCTGCACCCAGACCGGTTGTCCCCACACCGGCCCAGTAGATCACCCCGATGGAGACAGCCAGGTACAGGGCGATGATCACCAGCACGGTCCAGGTGGCACCTTGGCCGGGGACCTTCTTCGGGTTTGTGGTTTCCTCGTTCATGGTCAGGGTGACGTCCCAGCCCCAGAACACGAAGATGGACAATGAAATGCCAGCGGCGAACGCAGTGAAGGAATCGATGCCAGTCGGGTCAAACATCTGCCAGGTAATGGGCGTTGCATCATTGGGCGTATTGGAGGTCAATGCCATGTAGGCGAAGAGCAACAGCACGCCCACCTGGAACCCGACCAAGAGGTATTGGAAGACTTTGGTGGTATTCATTCCCCGGTAAGAGATGCAGGCAGCCACCGCAATGAATACCAGTGTGGTGGGGATATTGATCCAGAGGTTGTTAGTCAGGTCCGCAATCCACTGCTGGCCGGTGATCTGGGCAATCAGGATATAAAAGAAGTCAACTGCCACGGCGGCCAGATTGGACAGCACAATCACCGTCGCGGCGATCAAGCCCCATCCGCCCATCCAGCCAATCATGGGGCCAAAAGCCCTGGTAGCCCAGGTGAAGGAGGTACCCGAATCCGGCATGGCATTATTCAGCTCGCGGTAGCCCAATGCCACCAGGAGCATCGGGAGGAAGCCGGCCAGCAGGATCGCTGGAAGGCTGGTACCCACTTCAGCCACGGTAGCCCCCAAACCTGCAGTGAGGGTATAGGCCGGGGCGATGCAGGAAATGCCGATAACGACAAGTCCCAAGACCCCTACGGTGCCTTTGGAAAGTCCTTTTTCGTGCAATCCGCTCTCGGAATGTGCAGGCGGCGATGCCTGACTCAGGTCTTGCGACATGGTGATTACCTTAAATTATTAATGAGGTGTCCGTGCGTCGGTCAGAAGTACCGAGCCACCTTCCAAATCGTTCAGAGGGACACGGATCTGCTAAAGGCAGACCAACTGTGTCCGAGGACAAAGGGATCGTGCAGGAATTATGTGTTTACGGTCAGCCGTTGGCATCAAGTGTTGGGATTACGCCTATCGGGACATTCAACTGGCTGAGAATCCGTTGGGCCTTGGCCCCGATGAACAAACGGCGCGGGGTTGCCAGCCTGGCCGAACCAAGCAGGGCCAGATCGCCGTCCTGCCAAGATAGCTGGGCGGTAGCTTCGTCTAGGCCGGTACCAGAGACCACTTCGATGGCCGCGTTCAACCCCAGTGATTGCGTCAGTTCGCGAAGATAACTCTCGGTAGCAGCAAGATGCGAATCCAGTTCTTGAGCCGGGTCAGCCATTTCCGCATGGGCCACCAAAGTGGCCACACGAAGCGGCAGCGAGCAGGCTGCAGCAATTCGTGCTGAGAGGTCGATGACGTCCCGAGCGCCTGGTCGGTCTCCGACAAAGGCGGTCAACCGGGTAATCTTCCCGTCTGCCGCACGCAGCGTAGCCAGCGAAGCCGGCGATGACATGAACACGGCCATCGGTGAAGAGTGCAACAAGGCATTGGCGATGGCCCCTGGTGTGAAGAACCCCGCCCGGTGGCGCTTGCGTCCGCCAAGCACGATGCCGTGGGCCCCGAACTCTTCGCCCAATGCGATGAGCCCTTCGGCCACAGAAGGCACGGAGCGGGCTACCACCGAAGTGCTGATTGAGTCGGGAACCATGGCCAGCGCTTCGGAGGCCCAACGATCTACTTGGGCTGAGAGGATGGAAGAAAATCCATGATCCCCACCCGGGTAGACAGCGCTGAACGGGGTCGCCGCGGGCAGCACGATGGCAATGCGCAAGGATGCGTCGCGGGTACCGGCCACCAGGGCGCTGGCCAGTTCAATAGCTTCGGCACCGCGTTGATCCGCGGTGTATCCTACGAGTAATTTCATGGTTTAGGCGTTGACCTTGTCTTTGCCTGCGGTCAGCGTGGCCACTCCGTCATAGCTCTGGTCATAGGTGGTTCCATCCAGTGCTGCAATGATTCGTGCGGCACTGCGCCGACCCATGCGAACCGCTCCATCCACGTGCTGGAAGCCTTCGCCTGCCAGATCCGAGGAGGAGAAGTAGATCGGACCGACATTCTCGTTTTGCGCTGGGCCAAAGCGGTGCAGTCCGCCCAGGTCATAGCTGGTGGCATAGGCGCCGCGAGTCCACTCTTCGGCGGCGAAGTCCGAGAGGTAGAAGACTTTCGGTTCCAGGGCCTTCTCGCCCAGGTACGCGGCCATGGCCTTGAGGATCGCAGCGCGGCGCTGCTCCTCATCCAGTTCCCACATGGCATCGGCGTTCAAATCCGAGATGAATCCAACCAGGGTGCCCGTCTCTTCACCAATGTAGGTGTTGTCGTAGAGCTCCTGGACCAAGCTGTTGGGTCCGAAACAGGTTCCTGACAATCCTTCATTGCGCCAGAACGGGGTCTCGTAGACAGCATGGACCTTGATCACCAGTCCCATC comes from Glutamicibacter arilaitensis Re117 and encodes:
- a CDS encoding MerR family transcriptional regulator yields the protein MKDPTARRSEAIHPIAHVSKSAGISSRTLRHYDQIGLLVPDHVAANGYRYYTDGQLVRLQRILLLKQLGLKLETIAEILDEERDELAALGTHKEQLHQQQAALERQIAALEHSISALTTGDPMEPGKSFDGFNEQYKQEVTERWGGDAYESSAKWWNAKTTNERTSFIDEVKELNAAWIQAGELDVAADSQHAQDLAARHVQWLNSVPGTPMTSGDQQQHKTFICGLAEMYVDDARFAKNYGAYATLVRDALKIFAERNINVG
- a CDS encoding arsenate-mycothiol transferase ArsC, giving the protein MANSVLFICSRNAGKSQMAAALMDYISEGKVTSYSAGTNPGSGINQEAVESLSQAGADMSQGTPKGIDPSLVGQVDRVVILGSDANPQFDSAIKTERWVTYEPSEDGITGAERMNMIRDEIADRVRELFHELER
- a CDS encoding universal stress protein; amino-acid sequence: MKLLVGYTADQRGAEAIELASALVAGTRDASLRIAIVLPAATPFSAVYPGGDHGFSSILSAQVDRWASEALAMVPDSISTSVVARSVPSVAEGLIALGEEFGAHGIVLGGRKRHRAGFFTPGAIANALLHSSPMAVFMSSPASLATLRAADGKITRLTAFVGDRPGARDVIDLSARIAAACSLPLRVATLVAHAEMADPAQELDSHLAATESYLRELTQSLGLNAAIEVVSGTGLDEATAQLSWQDGDLALLGSARLATPRRLFIGAKAQRILSQLNVPIGVIPTLDANG
- a CDS encoding APC family permease, coding for MSQDLSQASPPAHSESGLHEKGLSKGTVGVLGLVVIGISCIAPAYTLTAGLGATVAEVGTSLPAILLAGFLPMLLVALGYRELNNAMPDSGTSFTWATRAFGPMIGWMGGWGLIAATVIVLSNLAAVAVDFFYILIAQITGQQWIADLTNNLWINIPTTLVFIAVAACISYRGMNTTKVFQYLLVGFQVGVLLLFAYMALTSNTPNDATPITWQMFDPTGIDSFTAFAAGISLSIFVFWGWDVTLTMNEETTNPKKVPGQGATWTVLVIIALYLAVSIGVIYWAGVGTTGLGAGNPENQESIFAVLSGPIMGPLAILMSLAILSSSAASLQSTMVSPARTLLAMGYYKALPSSFAKISARFMSPSVATFAAAAAAAAFYVITRLLSENALWDTITALGLMICFYYGLTALACVWYFRGELFANARNFFCKFLAPLLGGVVLLVMFFATAIESMDPEYGSGSNIGGVGMVFILGGGVLLIGVAIMLWMRIRRPAFFRGETIKTYKVLK
- a CDS encoding Lrp/AsnC family transcriptional regulator, whose amino-acid sequence is MNSDTYQLDETDRRILLALDADPRVPIMMLAQQLGLARGTVQTRLERLAHSGALRPNTARILPAAMGRGVSAFVSAELNQANLNDAIAALRQIPEVLECVAPAGDTDLLIRVAATDPDDLYRVSEEIRLCPGITRTSTSMILRDVIPFRTTELLKKLSRD
- a CDS encoding MFS transporter → MNLRSTTNKTTPWWLPSACLVLTGWCANQYVSLISWYQQFRELSEFEAMLVMASYLLGMIPALAFGGPLADKFGRKPFSLLALMCSILGSAGLIFGSMHDSGLYAGRVFTGFGMGLAMVAITSWVKLISPGPAGATRAALCTSLGFALGPVISGAIVGATASPELAYSVHGVAAFAWLLLLFTAKEDSSVDLAGNHSRAEPTTPENLQRFYRIVLPAAPWVFGMAATGFAIVPALSNGAGESSLFYTTLAVAVTMGMGTLIQPFVKRFNDLGKIQLLMAGLATSLAGLLLMIVVSLSGSEFLGTIAFVIAGAANGILLVAGLSQVLDLAGSADVGKLTGRFYMCCFIGFTFPTFFALWRSIAHPAIFIGILAVLCLLSMMQVYRSRKYLPNVVLEEVRNSP
- a CDS encoding helix-turn-helix domain-containing protein; the protein is MRFLRLEDVAEELNVKLPQVRALVKSGELPAIQIGGRGMWRVERVALENYIEERYAQARSDIANESQA